CGTGGCGACGATCTCGTCGAGCCCGAGCCCGTCTGGGGCGGGACGCAGCGCGAACTCGGCCACGCTGCGCGCCGCTTCGCGCGCGAGCCCCTTGCCCCAGGCGCGTCGGGGGAAGTGGTAGGTGATCTCGACCATCGCGTCGTACCGATCGTCTCGACGCGCGGCGTCGGCGTGCGGGCCCTGGTTGAGCGGCCAGAGCCCGATCGTCCCGATGGGGGTGTCGGTCGGGTCATCCCTGAGGACCACGGCCCACGCGGTGTAGCCGACCTGCTCGAACATCGCGCGCCGGCGCGTGATGCGCGCGAGCATCTGCTCGCGGGTCGTCTCGACCTGGCGCATGCCCACGAAGGCCATCACCTCAGGG
This Phycisphaeraceae bacterium DNA region includes the following protein-coding sequences:
- a CDS encoding GNAT family N-acetyltransferase; protein product: MSVRPLPADTERLRFRLWDESDRDIDAALEIYSDPEVMAFVGMRQVETTREQMLARITRRRAMFEQVGYTAWAVVLRDDPTDTPIGTIGLWPLNQGPHADAARRDDRYDAMVEITYHFPRRAWGKGLAREAARSVAEFALRPAPDGLGLDEIVATIYPENHASIRVALAAGFTGRGPGGTPETMRLFGRDDIVLLRRTRED